In Osmerus mordax isolate fOsmMor3 chromosome 24, fOsmMor3.pri, whole genome shotgun sequence, the following are encoded in one genomic region:
- the LOC136933051 gene encoding uncharacterized protein — protein sequence MRAEVAASECSTAELKRSEDGLLTCALLDSILENLSQLCEDEEGPTVSNAAVGLDSAGLDELQIKTASESLLANVRRLRRQTATTGLHLQSPVSSTRSTSELMLPESPPMPSRQELIHSFAESSVKSQLQKSLELNLPSTSSLACQETLDRTVRILTERVMDTLCESAAAAPCPGEDLGELSPAEVIMDAGTASTSAGETRKAKKGLKWWSLPKKAKLFKNKFLKRKTEPKKPSAQEELPPSSHVTPGTKCGSPANLELSKDHETKQEPPRRPLHVRMFRALRKSIAKTFEMSGSQ from the exons ATGAGAGCAGAAGTAGCCGCTTCAGAGTGCTCCACTGCTGAACTGAAGAGGAGTGAGGACGGCCTCCTGACCTGTGCCCTCTTGGACTCCATACTGGAGAATCTCAGCCAGTTATGTGAGGACGAAGAGGGTCCAACAGTCTCCAACGCCGCCGTAGGACTGGACTCCGCCGGATTGGACGAGCTCCAGATCAAGACCGCCTCAGAGAGTCTGCTCGCCAACGTCCGTCGGCTCCGCCGGCAGACAGCCACCACCGGCCTGCATCTTCAGAGCCCCGTGAGCTCCACCAGAAGCACGTCAGAGCTGATGCTGCCAGAAAGCCCCCCGATGCCCTCCAGACAGGAGCTCATCCACAGCTTTGCTGAGAGCTCGGTTAAGAGTCAGCTGCAGAAGAGCCTTGAGCTGAACCTTCCCTcgacctccagcctggcctgccAGGAGACCCTGGACCGCACGGTCAGGATCCTgacggagagagtgatggacactctgtgtgagtctgctgctgcagctccgTGTCCTGGGGAAGATCTCGGTGAGCTCAGCCCTGCAGAGGTCATCATGGATGCTGGGACAGCGTCGACCTCTGCAGGAGAGACGAGAAAGGCTAAGAAGGGCTTGAAGTGGTGGAGCCTGCCGAAGAAAGCCAAGCTCTTCAAGAACAAG TTCCTGAAGAGAAAGACGGAGCCCAAGAAGCCCTCAGCCCAGGAGGAGCTTCCCCCCAGCTCTCACGTCACACCTG GGACTAAGTGTGGTTCGCCTGCCAATCTGGAGCTGTCGAAGGACCACGAGACCAAGCAGGAGCCCCCTAGACGTCCTCTACACGTACGAATGTTCCGTGCGCTTCGAAAGTCCATCGCCAAGACATTCGAGATGTCTGGGAGCCAGTAG